In the genome of Thunnus thynnus chromosome 6, fThuThy2.1, whole genome shotgun sequence, the window gctgcaaagtgacaaaaagagggaattttgcactaaaaagacaataactttgaaagatattgacttgatttgactaatttgggcggctgaagcttcatattagctttaaatgaacttttaaatacttttttcatggaaggactgtggattttgtcccccatcacttacattgaaagttcATTATAAAGGCATCTCTtgatggccagtatgaacaggaggaatgattacagcaagaaaaatatgtcgatgttcatttgagcacctcacttgttttaggacagacttgaaaaattgtgaacctgtcctttaaatgttACCTTGTCTAGAGGTAGAAACAACAAACATGGGTTTCACCTGATGCAAGCCATGAGATTTGCTGTGGAGGAAATCAATAACAGCACCGGACCTCAGACTCTGTTACCAGGAATCAAGCTGGGCTACCAGCTGTATGACATCTGCTCGATACCGGCCAGTATCCTGGCCACCCTGGacctgctgcagcagcaccacAGGACCTCTACACCTGGGACAGAAGGAAACACAGACCCAAACTATAACAACAGTCAAAGGGCCGTGGCTGTGATTGGGCcggacagcagcagcaaatcTATAACCCCCGCTGCTTTACTGGGGGCTTATCTCATACCACAAGTAAGTTTTACTCATGGCTCTTGAAATATTACCCATTCCACCTGTCATACACAACTGGATTATTCCCTACATCCTCTTTGCTCCATTGTAGATCTCTTATGAAGCATCAAATGAAAAGCTGAGCAACAAGTACCTCTATCCAGCCTTTTTCCGCACAATTCCTAGTGACAAGAACCAGGTGGCAGCTATGATCCAGCTCCTGGTTCGTTTCAACTGGACCTGGATTGCACTGTTAGGCAGTGACAATGACTACGGCCTGGATGGCATGAAGAGCTTGTCCGAGCAAGCACCACACCACGGCATCTGCATCGCCTACAAAGGAATCATCCCCTCGCACAGCAAAGACACAATCCCGACCATGAGGAGCTTGGTGGAAGGCATACTGAAGACCAAAGTCAACACCATCGTGCTCTTCTCcagcaagtcaaaactcagtaAATTCTTCCCGTATGTTATTGAGCGTAACGTTACAGAGAAGGTGTGGATTGGGACGGAGGACTGGTCAGTGGCTACTCTTATATCAGAGATACCTGGGATCCATGTCATCGGCACTGTGCTCGGCATGTCCGTCAAAAATGCATCCCTATCTGGTTTTCAGGAGTTTGAGAGAAAGGTTGTTGAGGCTTCAatgaaacacagtaacacacaggaCGTTTCTGACGGCAACGACTGTCTACAGAGCACAGACCTGTACACCCTCGCCAAGAAGAAGTTCTCATTGGAGAACTATGACATCACGTCTTCCGTCAATGTGTATAAAGCAGTGTATGCTGTGGCGCATGCTCTGCACCAAGCACTGAGATGTGATTCTGGACAGTGCCAAAGGAGTAATATGTACCCATGGCAGGTGAGCAGACGTGAACTGTGTTTTTACCAAAGAGGAAAATCTCTCAGAACCACTTTCTTGTTGTTCGGCACTGatttttcctcatttctctctttctcagctTCTGCCGTGGCTCAAGCAAGTGAGATTCTCTCTGGACAACACCTCTGTGTACTTTGATATGAATGGTGACCCACCCACAGGATATGACATTGTGACCTGGGTTTGGACGGGGAAGGACTGGTCTCTCAGAGTGGTTGGCTCCTTTAGCCCAGATCCCATTACATTGAGAATTGATGAAGATCAAATTGAGTGGCACAACAGTGGAGCTTCAAGATCAGTAAGACCAGTATGGAGTGTTTTGGAATACAGTGTTGTGCTTGTAAACTGTTGTTCACTGTACTAATGagtgcattttaatatttttgtaagaTGTTCTCTGTTCAAATTCTCATTTGGTGCAGATATGGTCCAACCATAAGTGAGAAATCTGCAAAGGGGCTATGAAATGATAACACAATTGTGAATATATAGGAAAAAACTGTGCAGATGTCAAAAAGATCCAAACAAATTTCTGGAGTAAATTGCTTGTTCAGCTGCCTTCTCAATGTATTTTGGAGGGAAAATAATCCAAAAGCACCAAATTATAATAAACAATTGCaattgaaaatgcatattcCAGTGGACTGAGTTTTTATTACAAACCTACTGCATGTAGTCATGAATTGTTAATCTGTAACTGCTCTAATTTTAAATGCAGTCTCCTCCCTGTTGCCTGCGTCTATAGGTGCCGCTGTCCATCTGCACTCCTCCCTGCAAGAAAGGCCACAAGAAGCTGCTGACTGGGCACCATACGTGCTGCTTTGAATGCGAGGAATGTCCCTCCGCCACATTCCTCAATATAAGTGGTAACATAAagacacaccaaaaaaaaaacaattaaaagaaaaaaaactggacAGGtgtgaagaagatgaagatgagatgaaattagaaacaaaacagataacAAAATAGATATTTGGGGGCTGGCCAGGCAAAGTTTCAGCAATTTATagaacaaaattatttgtgaaaggggaaaaaaatatgtgaatacGTGCAGGACAGAAATCATCAATGGTGATCGACAGATATATCACTCCACCAGTCAGGACAGAGATCACACTGATGGACAAACACAGGAGACGGTTATTCTACTGATTTTACTAAAACACCTTCAAgtaatttagtcatttttttacaatttatttatttaagattGTTTTTCTATTGAGTTCCACTTACAATTTAGGAAGAAAGTGACCAAAATATCATCCCTCCAACAGAGCAGTATTTTCAGTTGTTGTGTGTGAGTTTGACCTGCAGGTGGTGCAGAGGACTCACACTAGGAGCCAAACAGACTCAAGAgcttaaataaaatgtgtcactgtgcCTAACAACATGTATTTTAAAACTTCTAACaaatgctgctgtgttttctcttctaGAAGACATTTTATCTTGTGATGCCTTACCAGTGTTCATTTTGAACAAATTTTAACCCAGTTTTTACATCCcagtgtatttctgtgttgtttctcttcctcaGAGTCCACTACATGCCAGAAGTGTCTGCCAGAGCAGTGGTCTCCTCCAGGCAGCGAGCAATGTCTGAACAGGACCGTCCTGCTGCTCGCCTGGGACGACCCCCTCTCCATCGCCCTGCTCGTTTTTCTGGCCGCCTGTGTTCTCATGACCTCCAGCACTGCACTAATCCTCCTACTCAACCTGAACACGCCCGTGGCCAAGTCTGCTGGAGGCCGCACCTGCCTCCTGATGCTGGCAGCCCTGACTGCCGCTGCCATGAGCTCTTTGTGCCATTTTGGCCAGCCGTCTCCTCTGGCCTGCCTCCTCAAGCAACCTCTATTCAATTTCAGCTTCACTGTGTGTCTGGCCTGCATCACTGTGCGCTCCCTCCAGGTGGTCtgcatttttaaatttgcatcCAAGCTGCCGCCGGCCTATGACAAATGGGCCAAAAAACACGGCCCACAGTTTACCATTTTCCTGGTGTCTGTCATcatcttgtttatttctgtggtcCGTGTGGCCCTCAACCCTCCACAGCCATCCCAGGATCTTGACTTCTACACGGACAGCATTGTCCTGGAGTGCAGTAACACCCTATCCCCTGGTGCAGGTCTCGAGGCCACCTATGTAGCACTGCTCAGCATCCTCTGCTTCTATTTCAGCTACATGGGCAAAGACCTTCCAGCCAACTATAACGAGGCCAAGTGTGTCACCTTCAGCCTCATGGTGTACATGATCTCCTGGATAAGCTTCTTCACCGTCTACTTCATCAGCAGAGGCCCGTTCACCATAGCCACACATGTTTTTGCCATACTCTTCAGCGTTCTGGCCGTGCTTTGGGGCTACTTCCTGCCCAAGATTTATATTATTGTCCTGAGGCCGCAAATGAACACCACTGCCCATTTCCAGAACTGCATTCAGATGTATACCATGAGTAAAAAATGAAGTTGTAATTATTCAATTTGATAAAAAGTAGCAACAAACAGTGAAGGCCTACCAGGAAAAATAATGGGAACAGAGTTtcccttttatttttctctgacaacagagtttaaaatgtgtattgTGAGTACAAATTAAGTTCTATTACACTAGACCTCTGCtagaaaggtcagaggtcatgctCACCTACAGATCAGCAACTCTGGTGCTTGGAGAGACACTTGCTCAGGGACAGATAATCATTTTAACTTACAGCTTAGGAATTAATGCAGACTGAAAAGATCTCCATGTACGTGATGTAATTGTTAATATACTGCCTGCTAGTGAGTGATGGTGGTCAGAAGGCAGAAAGAGAAGTTATTATTAtgaaatgattttgtttttcagttgctGGCAACTTAACCAACTATTTTAGTCTTATCAGATTATCATAAATATGCAACAAGAGGTAGTTTAACTAATATTATTTAGACATAATACTGTTTCAAGAGTTCCACAAGCAAAATTAAAGACAGTTGATGAAAAGTCAATTAAAGGTTTGATTTGCTTGTTTGTATAACtcaagtttgtttgtgtgtgttttgttattgcATATGTTTAACTTGCCTGACTTGAAGATCAGCTCTCTATCCCATGTTGTCCTTTTAAGCTTTTAgctttataattaattaatagttGAATTATATGCCattgtatctatctatctatctatctatctatctatctatctcagATCCTTTGATATAACACTACGCTATAACAGACCAGCCGATTTAAATAAAGGAGTCAATGGAAGATTATCAACATAAATTTCagttatatatagttatatcccatggaagaagaagaagaagaagaaaaccaaGCGGGCAGTCGactaatggacacaaaataaatgtatgtgtgagttTGCTTTTGAAGAGAATCAACAGGTATTGTGCTTTTATCCTTTATAGCGCCCCCTGCCAGCTGCATGAGGGACTGTCACACTGATAATTACcattaattaaataatactAAATACTATAGTCTATCTCCTTTAATTTCTTCTCCATTTTGATGTACTAAAGCCAACTGTAATGTGGGTTGGGTTGCTGCCAGGGGTGGGGGTTAATTGTTGTGTAATTGTTTGTATATGTTGTTTGTTATCCttgttaaacaataaaaaaagttgaCAACAAAACAAGTGGTATGATCATATTTTCAGGGATTCATCAACAAGTGGGAGCTGGTtaccaaaaaaaagtttcagaatTGCAAAACATTGGGGTAAAATCTTGTTGCATattaaataaatgcacaatTGACCTgtcttgtgtctgtgtgaaaccacacacacacacacacacaaacacacacaaacacacagtcacacacacacacacagtcacagtgcTGCTGTTAGCTGTTGTTTgagaaaagagatgaaaaggCCTTTTGTGGCTGGGAGGTCAGCCCTATTGACCAGTAGATGTGTGAGTAGAGTCCGAGCCTGGCTTTCCCACAGTCTGTCTGTCCACTCACAGTTTAATACCCTCCATCAACAATCGAAGTGTGCCATGGGTGAACAAGCAGGAGTTTTATTGTCGGCACCTAAAGAACACACAGTAAAGTGCAAAAAGTTTGATTCCACA includes:
- the tas1r1 gene encoding taste receptor type 1 member 1 translates to MDLSGALFLSLGWLMLQLADGELDYVSQGRGMQLQGDFLIAGLFPLHYTDGPSDGLPALGPCKKGRNNKHGFHLMQAMRFAVEEINNSTGPQTLLPGIKLGYQLYDICSIPASILATLDLLQQHHRTSTPGTEGNTDPNYNNSQRAVAVIGPDSSSKSITPAALLGAYLIPQISYEASNEKLSNKYLYPAFFRTIPSDKNQVAAMIQLLVRFNWTWIALLGSDNDYGLDGMKSLSEQAPHHGICIAYKGIIPSHSKDTIPTMRSLVEGILKTKVNTIVLFSSKSKLSKFFPYVIERNVTEKVWIGTEDWSVATLISEIPGIHVIGTVLGMSVKNASLSGFQEFERKVVEASMKHSNTQDVSDGNDCLQSTDLYTLAKKKFSLENYDITSSVNVYKAVYAVAHALHQALRCDSGQCQRSNMYPWQLLPWLKQVRFSLDNTSVYFDMNGDPPTGYDIVTWVWTGKDWSLRVVGSFSPDPITLRIDEDQIEWHNSGASRSVPLSICTPPCKKGHKKLLTGHHTCCFECEECPSATFLNISESTTCQKCLPEQWSPPGSEQCLNRTVLLLAWDDPLSIALLVFLAACVLMTSSTALILLLNLNTPVAKSAGGRTCLLMLAALTAAAMSSLCHFGQPSPLACLLKQPLFNFSFTVCLACITVRSLQVVCIFKFASKLPPAYDKWAKKHGPQFTIFLVSVIILFISVVRVALNPPQPSQDLDFYTDSIVLECSNTLSPGAGLEATYVALLSILCFYFSYMGKDLPANYNEAKCVTFSLMVYMISWISFFTVYFISRGPFTIATHVFAILFSVLAVLWGYFLPKIYIIVLRPQMNTTAHFQNCIQMYTMSKK